In a genomic window of Bordetella petrii:
- a CDS encoding TssQ family T6SS-associated lipoprotein, with product MKTRAFLPSLLCLLAFLGGCAGMGSGFEGPPSQAAQDTMAQVRQQYAAGQYGTVIRTVATSGDIASAPKSMRIEAYKLQAFSYCVRNYAQLCEDTFVRILQLDSGFTLAPNEAGHPQWGPVFKAAQARAGS from the coding sequence ATGAAGACTCGCGCTTTCTTGCCCTCTTTGCTTTGCCTTCTGGCCTTCCTTGGCGGCTGCGCCGGGATGGGGTCCGGCTTTGAAGGCCCGCCCTCGCAAGCAGCCCAGGATACGATGGCCCAGGTTCGGCAACAGTATGCCGCCGGCCAGTACGGCACGGTCATCCGCACCGTCGCCACCTCAGGCGATATCGCCTCGGCGCCGAAGTCGATGCGCATCGAGGCCTATAAGCTGCAGGCCTTCAGCTACTGCGTACGCAACTATGCGCAACTGTGCGAAGACACCTTTGTACGGATTTTGCAATTGGATTCAGGGTTCACGCTGGCGCCCAACGAGGCCGGCCACCCGCAATGGGGCCCCGTGTTCAAGGCCGCCCAGGCGCGCGCGGGCAGCTGA
- a CDS encoding FecR domain-containing protein, with protein sequence MILRFVRNVLCLGAAVASPLVSAQPAGTLGDDFIYRVRQGDTLIQLAETYTRNEANWGVLQRLNAIDDPYRMMIGKELRIPLALIPEVPAQTTAVHVSGAASMDGAPLREGTPVAEGATITTSANGFVTLRLADGTKVTLPQNGSTHLERLRQFEGTALTDSILRVQRGAVDSHVAPDGQGVGRFEVRTPVAVTGVRGTRFRVQASAQGSRSEVIEGSVRLQPHARDSAPGRPVAVATGYGASIGADGVLSGVRPLLPAPQLGAPQRAGSGQWTASVSPVPGAVAYLVQVSRDADGLELTSSTRFDSTDIHFSAPGAGTYYVAVRAIDATGLEGRDGRLTFMGANVLMTASGLPVSLSDSGVVTLADY encoded by the coding sequence ATGATCCTGCGTTTCGTGCGCAACGTCCTCTGTCTCGGCGCGGCTGTCGCCAGCCCGCTGGTGTCCGCGCAACCGGCGGGCACGCTTGGGGACGATTTCATCTATCGCGTACGCCAGGGGGATACGCTGATCCAACTGGCGGAAACATACACACGCAATGAAGCAAACTGGGGTGTACTGCAGCGCTTGAACGCCATCGACGATCCTTATCGCATGATGATCGGTAAGGAGCTGCGTATTCCTCTCGCCTTGATTCCCGAAGTGCCGGCGCAAACTACGGCGGTGCACGTCAGCGGCGCGGCCAGCATGGATGGCGCGCCGTTGCGCGAGGGCACCCCGGTAGCCGAAGGCGCAACTATCACAACGTCGGCCAACGGCTTTGTCACCCTGCGGTTGGCCGATGGCACCAAGGTCACGCTGCCGCAGAATGGGAGCACGCACCTGGAGCGGCTGCGGCAGTTCGAAGGCACCGCACTGACCGATTCGATCTTGCGCGTGCAGCGCGGCGCCGTCGACTCGCACGTGGCCCCCGACGGGCAAGGCGTGGGCCGCTTCGAAGTGCGTACGCCGGTGGCGGTGACTGGCGTGCGCGGCACCCGTTTCCGTGTGCAGGCCAGTGCGCAGGGATCTCGCAGCGAAGTCATAGAAGGCAGCGTGCGGCTGCAGCCGCATGCGCGAGACAGTGCGCCAGGCCGGCCGGTTGCCGTGGCCACGGGCTATGGGGCCTCGATCGGCGCCGACGGCGTGCTGTCCGGGGTGCGGCCGTTGCTGCCCGCGCCGCAGCTCGGCGCGCCGCAGCGGGCCGGCTCGGGCCAGTGGACCGCGTCTGTTTCGCCGGTGCCCGGCGCGGTGGCCTACCTGGTACAAGTATCGCGCGATGCCGATGGCCTCGAGTTGACCTCGTCCACTCGGTTCGACAGCACGGACATCCACTTTTCTGCGCCGGGAGCCGGCACCTACTATGTGGCGGTACGCGCCATTGACGCCACCGGCCTGGAAGGCCGCGATGGCCGCCTGACCTTCATGGGAGCCAACGTCCTCATGACCGCGTCGGGCCTGCCCGTCTCGCTGTCGGATAGCGGCGTCGTTACGCTGGCTGACTACTGA
- a CDS encoding serine/threonine-protein kinase: MFSSAGFSSPRGPFAGAAPLAHRPLSAIAATAAGGVPQARIQRLIAELIPVLDDLHREGRICGDISVHSVGLDESGRAHLMALSGYSRPGEAPALTPGYVPFELYTEAAEWPRGPWTDIYALSAVAYSLVAGQRPPAASERRVSETYRPLTAQGLAKYDASFLAAIDAGLAIMPADRPQTVQDFAQLLALPPPVWPSQPEPLATELPEPTPAAEASSAPRRGSFRSIAQAILLGIATLAVSAYWWGRLTATPDGVITHSESAVAQAPTPAEVPVFTSPAPAPAPGPSSTAPVAAVPQAEWQTGYPDDDTGAVAQLAGQAPDAAPTEPSDPDGASPAAPPAPVRVSINVRPWGEIVVNGVSRGVTPPLKTLRLAPGRYSVTIRNTAQPPYRTTLEVKPGKPAMITHIFR; encoded by the coding sequence ATGTTTTCCTCCGCGGGCTTTTCGTCGCCGCGCGGGCCCTTTGCAGGTGCCGCGCCTCTTGCTCACCGTCCACTCAGCGCCATTGCGGCCACCGCCGCGGGTGGGGTGCCGCAGGCGCGCATTCAACGCCTCATTGCGGAACTCATCCCGGTGCTTGACGACCTGCACCGCGAAGGGCGCATCTGCGGCGATATCTCGGTTCATTCCGTAGGGTTGGACGAGTCCGGGCGGGCCCACCTGATGGCGCTGTCTGGCTATTCCCGTCCTGGCGAGGCACCAGCGCTCACGCCGGGGTATGTGCCGTTCGAACTGTATACCGAGGCGGCGGAATGGCCGCGCGGGCCCTGGACAGACATCTACGCCTTGAGCGCCGTCGCCTATTCGCTGGTCGCCGGCCAGCGGCCGCCTGCGGCCTCAGAACGGCGTGTTAGCGAGACCTATCGGCCGCTGACCGCGCAGGGGCTGGCGAAGTACGACGCGAGCTTTCTGGCTGCCATTGACGCCGGCCTGGCGATCATGCCGGCCGACCGGCCTCAGACCGTACAGGACTTCGCCCAGTTGCTCGCGTTGCCGCCACCGGTATGGCCCTCGCAGCCGGAGCCTTTGGCTACAGAACTGCCCGAACCCACACCTGCTGCCGAAGCGTCGAGTGCGCCGCGGCGTGGTAGCTTCCGGTCTATTGCGCAGGCGATTCTGCTGGGCATCGCCACGCTGGCGGTGTCTGCGTATTGGTGGGGCCGGCTTACGGCGACTCCCGATGGAGTAATTACTCACTCTGAGTCGGCGGTCGCGCAGGCGCCAACTCCAGCCGAGGTGCCGGTTTTCACGTCGCCCGCACCTGCGCCTGCGCCCGGACCCTCCTCCACCGCACCCGTCGCCGCTGTGCCCCAGGCCGAATGGCAGACAGGCTACCCTGACGACGACACCGGCGCGGTGGCACAGTTGGCTGGGCAAGCGCCGGATGCCGCCCCGACAGAGCCTTCGGACCCGGACGGCGCCTCGCCGGCGGCTCCGCCGGCCCCTGTGCGGGTCAGTATCAATGTGCGCCCGTGGGGTGAAATCGTGGTCAATGGCGTCTCGCGGGGGGTGACGCCGCCCCTGAAAACCTTGCGCCTGGCACCGGGCCGCTATTCGGTGACCATCCGCAATACGGCACAGCCGCCGTATCGGACCACCCTGGAAGTCAAGCCGGGCAAGCCCGCCATGATTACCCATATATTCCGCTGA
- a CDS encoding CHASE2 domain-containing protein has translation MADRRRTYPHSRLLLTILLAALTALLGSVNGLGRIDQIVYDRAVSVAQRPAPADVVIVAIDDASLAGLGRWPWPRAIHAALLDHLGGARAVGLDIIFAEADQDRPQGDRVLAEAIRRQGHVVLPVVLDNLERPTHADLPLAPLAAAAAGLGYINIDLDDDGVARRAVWTRGLNNDSWSHFALAMLRTGGQEAQVSSFLQQVPSSGSLIPYAGPPGHFRVVSYLSVLRGDFSPSAFKNKYVLVGAWATGMGDVFPAPVSHRSSGISGVEIMGNLLQSVRDGRVLQTAPAWQTALASAIPVLLLCLALPRLSPRQAILSSAALLVAIIAFAIATLYWTDTWMPPAAALLGVAACYPLWSWRSQEAALRYMEGEMARLRKEYPPVMGEADPLGGRVSRSLDQHIDELDHTLSRVRNLRRFLLDGLDGMPDATLVIDQVGRLQFRNRPAVMYFLNLSIRPPRIGQALAPVLEQAFGDPSTRQLVRQALRAPANEDDTQGAAPPRANIEVRDRAGQDLLLRCAQVRTAQGVRAGLVVTLSDITMIRQAERQREETLRFISHDMRAPQNSILALVALNQSDTGNSPPSEALSRIAHLANRTLLLVDEFIQLTRAESMDIAHAKLDLADLLREAADEFWAAAQRRKITLDVHAPTTPALAYGDQTLIMRAICNLLDNAIKYSPDGSRIQLRVRAAAEMWDVEIEDAGPGIAPQDQQRLFQPFFRTGEARRSSTGGAGLGLAFVRAVALRHGGEITVHSERGSGTRFTLRLPIALDDDAYDA, from the coding sequence ATGGCCGACCGCCGCCGCACCTACCCACACTCGCGGCTGCTGCTGACCATCCTGTTGGCGGCCCTGACGGCCTTGCTGGGGTCGGTCAACGGCCTGGGGCGTATCGACCAGATAGTCTACGACCGCGCCGTCTCGGTGGCGCAACGGCCGGCGCCGGCCGACGTGGTGATCGTCGCGATCGACGACGCCTCGTTGGCCGGACTGGGCCGCTGGCCGTGGCCGCGCGCCATACATGCGGCCCTGCTCGACCACTTGGGTGGCGCGCGCGCCGTGGGGCTGGACATCATTTTTGCTGAGGCCGACCAGGACCGTCCCCAGGGCGACCGCGTCCTGGCCGAAGCCATACGCCGGCAAGGGCATGTCGTGCTGCCGGTAGTGCTGGATAATCTTGAACGGCCCACGCACGCGGACCTGCCCCTGGCGCCGCTGGCCGCCGCGGCCGCGGGCCTGGGTTACATCAATATTGATCTGGACGACGACGGTGTAGCGCGACGCGCCGTCTGGACGCGCGGACTGAATAATGACTCGTGGAGTCATTTTGCGCTGGCCATGCTGCGCACAGGCGGCCAGGAGGCCCAGGTGAGCAGCTTCCTGCAACAGGTGCCGTCCAGTGGGTCGCTTATTCCGTACGCGGGCCCGCCCGGCCATTTCCGGGTGGTGTCTTACCTTTCGGTACTGCGCGGCGACTTTTCCCCCTCGGCCTTCAAGAACAAGTACGTATTGGTGGGTGCCTGGGCAACGGGCATGGGTGATGTGTTCCCCGCACCGGTTTCGCATCGCTCAAGCGGTATTTCGGGCGTGGAAATCATGGGCAACTTGCTGCAGTCGGTCCGAGACGGCCGGGTGCTGCAGACCGCTCCCGCCTGGCAAACCGCGCTGGCCAGCGCCATTCCCGTGCTGCTGCTGTGCCTGGCGCTGCCCCGCCTGTCGCCGCGGCAGGCGATATTGTCCAGCGCGGCGTTGCTGGTGGCGATCATCGCCTTCGCCATCGCGACGCTGTACTGGACCGATACCTGGATGCCGCCAGCCGCCGCCCTGCTGGGGGTGGCGGCCTGCTATCCATTATGGAGCTGGCGCAGCCAGGAAGCGGCATTGCGCTACATGGAAGGCGAAATGGCGCGCCTGCGCAAAGAGTACCCCCCGGTGATGGGCGAAGCCGACCCGCTGGGCGGCCGCGTCAGCCGGTCGCTGGACCAGCACATTGATGAGCTGGACCACACGCTGAGCCGGGTGCGCAACCTGCGGCGGTTCCTGCTCGATGGCCTGGATGGTATGCCCGACGCGACGTTGGTTATCGACCAGGTCGGCAGGCTGCAATTCCGCAATCGCCCAGCCGTGATGTACTTCCTGAACCTCAGCATCCGGCCGCCACGCATTGGCCAGGCGCTGGCGCCCGTACTGGAACAGGCGTTCGGAGACCCATCGACCCGCCAGCTGGTGCGGCAAGCGCTGCGCGCGCCGGCCAATGAAGATGATACCCAAGGCGCCGCCCCACCGCGGGCCAATATCGAAGTGCGCGATCGCGCTGGCCAGGACCTGCTGCTTCGATGCGCGCAGGTCCGCACCGCGCAAGGCGTGCGTGCCGGGCTGGTGGTGACCTTGAGCGACATCACGATGATTCGCCAGGCAGAGCGCCAGCGCGAAGAAACCTTGCGCTTTATCTCGCACGATATGCGGGCCCCGCAGAATTCGATTCTGGCATTAGTGGCCCTGAACCAGTCGGACACCGGCAACAGCCCGCCCAGCGAGGCGCTGTCGCGTATTGCCCACTTGGCCAACCGGACCTTGCTGCTGGTAGACGAGTTCATCCAGCTCACTCGCGCCGAGTCCATGGATATCGCCCATGCCAAGCTGGATCTTGCCGATCTGCTGCGCGAGGCGGCCGATGAGTTCTGGGCGGCCGCCCAACGGCGGAAAATCACGCTGGACGTGCACGCGCCGACAACGCCGGCGCTCGCCTACGGCGACCAGACGCTGATCATGCGCGCCATCTGCAATCTGCTGGACAACGCCATCAAGTACAGCCCGGACGGCAGCCGGATACAGCTGCGCGTACGGGCCGCGGCGGAAATGTGGGATGTCGAGATCGAAGATGCCGGACCCGGCATTGCGCCGCAAGACCAGCAGCGCCTGTTCCAGCCCTTTTTCCGCACCGGCGAGGCGCGCCGTTCCAGCACCGGAGGCGCCGGCCTGGGACTTGCGTTCGTGCGCGCCGTGGCGTTGCGCCACGGCGGCGAGATTACCGTACACAGCGAGCGCGGCTCGGGTACGCGGTTTACCTTGCGTCTGCCGATCGCCCTGGACGACGATGCCTACGATGCATGA